One genomic segment of Hordeum vulgare subsp. vulgare chromosome 2H, MorexV3_pseudomolecules_assembly, whole genome shotgun sequence includes these proteins:
- the LOC123429775 gene encoding uncharacterized protein LOC123429775, which produces MEGLIPFVIDAIRKSHGRDSYRRASSDGSSHGGSGSRCHLIDYRELPAGAADADASRHRGPWSEFIEAPTDVRRPEDHARTSA; this is translated from the coding sequence ATGGAAGGGCTGATCCCGTTCGTGATCGACGCCATCAGGAAGAGCCACGGGAGGGACAGCTACCGCCGCGCGTCGTCGGACGGCAGCTCCCACGGCGGCAGCGGCAGCAGGTGCCACCTCATAGACTACCGGGAGCTGCCGGCCGGAGCGGCCGACGCCGACGCCAGCCGCCACCGTGGCCCGTGGTCGGAGTTTATCGAGGCGCCGACCGACGTGCGTCGTCCGGAGGACCACGCCCGCACTTCTGCTTAG